Proteins from a genomic interval of Clostridium scatologenes:
- a CDS encoding MATE family efflux transporter — translation MKQKFSNEYYLENAPITKAIAHLSIPMMIGMSVGTIYNVINAFFIGLLNNTDMLTAITLGLPIFTILMAFGNMLGAGGGTFITRLVAKQNIEKAKKIAGYTFYSSIIIGILLGIILIISLTPIVKIMGADTSTIINYTRRYSLTMFIGGFAIVMNFALEQVVRAEGASKESMFGMVVSTIFSLIFDPLFILLFKFNVVGVALSMILANIASSIYYVYYLETKSENLKGFIKNFNISLKDKIEIYKIGVSELFLTGFLIITTLLLNNYSIRYGESVVASFGIALRIVQVPEFLAMGLALGIIPLIAYNFSNENFKRLKDSIKQSALWILGLSGGFITLVYIFRNVIIHLFSNDAAVLSVGVYIMAAMLISAFFNGFTTLFIGIFQASGQGTPSTIMSITQGILFIPVIIILSNLFGLHGVIWSMTITEIITFLTGVILYIIFNNRLKENPVVAN, via the coding sequence ATGAAACAAAAATTTTCAAACGAATATTATTTAGAAAATGCACCAATTACTAAGGCAATTGCACACTTATCTATTCCTATGATGATTGGTATGTCAGTAGGTACAATATATAACGTTATTAATGCTTTTTTTATTGGACTATTAAACAATACAGATATGTTAACTGCTATTACTTTAGGACTACCAATCTTCACTATATTGATGGCTTTTGGAAATATGTTAGGAGCTGGAGGGGGAACATTTATAACTCGTCTTGTTGCAAAGCAAAATATAGAGAAAGCTAAGAAGATAGCAGGATATACTTTTTATAGTAGTATTATCATAGGAATTTTGCTTGGAATAATCTTAATAATATCACTTACTCCTATTGTTAAAATTATGGGGGCAGATACTTCTACTATTATTAATTATACAAGAAGGTATTCTTTAACTATGTTTATTGGTGGTTTTGCAATTGTAATGAACTTTGCATTGGAGCAAGTTGTAAGAGCAGAAGGAGCATCAAAAGAATCAATGTTCGGAATGGTTGTAAGTACAATTTTTAGTCTTATCTTTGACCCATTATTTATACTACTATTTAAATTTAATGTTGTAGGTGTAGCATTATCAATGATTTTAGCTAATATAGCCTCATCTATTTACTATGTTTACTACTTGGAAACAAAAAGTGAAAATTTAAAAGGATTTATTAAGAATTTTAATATTTCTCTTAAAGATAAAATAGAGATATATAAAATTGGGGTTTCTGAATTGTTCCTAACTGGTTTTCTAATTATTACAACTCTTCTTTTGAATAATTATTCAATTAGATATGGAGAAAGTGTAGTAGCTAGTTTTGGAATTGCTTTGAGAATTGTACAAGTACCAGAATTTCTTGCAATGGGGCTGGCGCTAGGAATTATTCCTTTAATTGCATATAATTTTTCTAATGAAAACTTTAAGAGATTAAAGGACAGTATAAAACAATCAGCTTTATGGATTTTGGGATTATCAGGCGGGTTTATTACTTTAGTTTATATTTTTAGAAATGTAATTATTCATCTGTTTTCTAATGATGCAGCAGTATTAAGTGTTGGAGTTTATATCATGGCTGCCATGCTTATTTCCGCATTTTTCAATGGATTTACAACATTATTTATAGGAATTTTTCAAGCATCAGGTCAAGGAACACCATCAACAATTATGTCAATTACACAAGGAATTCTTTTTATTCCTGTCATAATAATATTGAGTAATTTATTTGGATTACACGGTGTTATATGGTCTATGACCATTACGGAAATAATTACCTTTTTAACTGGAGTAATACTATATATTATTTTTAATAATAGACTAAAAGAGAATCCAGTAGTAGCAAACTAG
- a CDS encoding dihydrofolate reductase family protein gives MSNDVKQRKIILDLAITLDGFIEGKNGEVDWCIMDTDMEFTNFLNEIDTILYGRKSYDLWGQYIPQDEYSDNEKQIWKLVHSKEKYVFSRTQIDTDNQAIFINENILEEVNKLKNKPGKDIWLYGGASLITTFINLGLVDEFRLSIHPVILGEGKPLFIDIKQRLNLKMVNTREFSSGVVQLIYHWNGN, from the coding sequence ATGTCAAATGACGTAAAACAGAGAAAAATAATTTTAGATTTAGCAATTACTTTAGATGGCTTTATTGAAGGAAAAAATGGGGAAGTTGATTGGTGTATTATGGACACTGATATGGAGTTCACTAATTTTTTAAATGAAATTGATACTATTTTATATGGTAGAAAAAGTTACGATTTATGGGGACAATATATTCCCCAAGATGAATATTCTGATAATGAAAAACAAATTTGGAAATTAGTTCATAGTAAAGAGAAATATGTGTTTTCAAGAACGCAAATAGACACTGACAATCAAGCAATATTTATAAATGAAAATATTCTTGAAGAAGTAAATAAATTGAAGAATAAGCCTGGTAAGGACATTTGGCTATATGGAGGAGCAAGTCTCATTACAACTTTTATAAATTTAGGGCTTGTTGATGAATTTAGATTATCTATTCATCCTGTTATTTTGGGAGAAGGAAAACCGTTATTTATTGATATAAAACAGAGGTTAAATTTAAAAATGGTTAATACAAGAGAGTTCTCTTCTGGCGTTGTACAACTAATATATCATTGGAATGGTAATTAA